CTGTGTTTGAAGTCCCTGCTCCGTTTACAAATTTTACTTCACTCCATTGTAGTTCGTTTCCTGATTTTGTTCTTTCAACAGAAAATCCTTTGTTATTCTGTTCGCTTGCAGTAGTCCAGTTAAGCGTTACAATATTTCTGTTAACATTAGATACGAACGATGAAAGTTCAACAGGCAACGGAGTAGTATTAGAAGTCTGTGAATCATCTGTTAAAAGATTTCCTGATGCAAAGTTAGTTGCGTTTGCTGAAGGACAGTTTCTCATATTATCAAATCTTCCTGCTGTTAAAAATCCTGATGCAGCATTATCAATTGTAATTTGCGCAGTACCGTTTGCATTTAATACGAGCCATTTTAACTGAGCAATTTCTCTGTAAGCGTTCGTTACAACAAATCCGCTATCCGCATCGCCTGAGCCGATAAGTTCTGCAGGAGTATTCCATCCATTCGAGTTTACTGCCGATGATAACGCTAACGGTGAAATAACGTATGCGCTATCTGATGTTACCGCTGTTTTTTGTCTGATAGATGATGTGTATCCTGTTCCGTTTGTTGGACCTGTGAATACAACGCACTGACCAATAGCAGAAAGACTTCTGATATTACCAAAGCTTGCAGCAGACCATCTTACTCTGATGGTGCCCTGGTTAATTGTAAAATCGGAACCGCCTG
The genomic region above belongs to Bacteroidota bacterium and contains:
- a CDS encoding T9SS type A sorting domain-containing protein codes for the protein MKKLLLLLSLLFVFCDGYSQWNVQYRTQILKQGPDTLKVSLQVRWTGAGGSDFTINQGTIRVRWSAASFGNIRSLSAIGQCVVFTGPTNGTGYTSSIRQKTAVTSDSAYVISPLALSSAVNSNGWNTPAELIGSGDADSGFVVTNAYREIAQLKWLVLNANGTAQITIDNAASGFLTAGRFDNMRNCPSANATNFASGNLLTDDSQTSNTTPLPVELSSFVSNVNRNIVTLNWTTASEQNNKGFSVERTKSGNELQWSEVKFVNGAGTSNTATNYSFEDKNLQTAKYKYRLKQVDFNGNYKYYDLANEVEVGVPNKFEISQNYPNPFNPTTKINFALPIDSKVMLKVYDMTGREVSSLLNGELKPAGYYTIDFNGTGFASGLYIYRIQTDNESVSKKMVLVK